The proteins below are encoded in one region of Haloarcula marismortui ATCC 43049:
- a CDS encoding EthD domain-containing protein, whose product MTKIVDLLVRRDGYTHEEFADRWQGDHSELAKDLPGLQRYVTSVPTDPERAAYDGVLELYFEDMDALSDAFDSDLAETVQADAAEFIDLEAGPRLIVEETVQLDERDD is encoded by the coding sequence ATGACAAAAATCGTTGATTTGCTCGTCCGGAGAGATGGCTACACTCACGAGGAGTTCGCCGACCGATGGCAAGGCGACCACTCGGAGCTAGCGAAGGATCTGCCGGGGTTGCAGCGCTACGTGACATCCGTGCCAACAGACCCGGAGCGTGCGGCCTACGACGGCGTGCTTGAGCTGTATTTCGAGGACATGGATGCACTCAGCGACGCGTTTGATTCAGACCTTGCCGAAACAGTGCAGGCCGACGCAGCCGAGTTTATCGATCTGGAGGCCGGCCCCCGGCTTATCGTCGAGGAAACGGTCCAGCTCGACGAAAGAGACGACTGA